The nucleotide sequence CGTTGGTCACTTCGAGCGCGATCGCGTGCGCTATCAGATCATCGACACGCCGGGGTTACTCGACCGTCCGGAAGAAGAGCGCAACGACATCGAGCGGCAGGCCGTCAGCGCGATCGAACACCTCGCCGACGCCGTCGTGTTCGTCCTCGACGCCAGCGAGGCGTGCGGCTACCCGCTTTCGGCGCAACTGGAACTGCGCGACGCCGTCGAGGCGCGGTTCCGCGAGCGCGACGTCCCGGTGCTCACCGTCAACAACAAGAGCGACCGCTCGCGCGACGTCGAGGCCGACCTGCATATGAGCGTCGAGACCGGCGACGGCGTCGACGACGTGCTCGACGCGGCGGTCGAAGCCGTCGGGTGGGAACCCGATATTCCGCCGTCGCGGCAGGAGTGACGGCGCTTCGCCTGTTTTCGCCGCTATCTGGGTTACTGCTCAGTCTTGGGGTTACTGCTCAGCCGCCCTGTAGGTGACGTCGACCGTCGCTGAGACCGTCACCGATCCGGCGTCGAACTCGGTCGGGACGCCGCCGCTGTCGGCGGCGGTCGCGCGCGTCTCGTAAACCGGCGAGTAGCCGCCGCCGGTGGAGGCGGACTGGACGCCCGTGACGGTCAGGTCGGCGGCCGCGGCGATGGAGTCGGCGTCGGTTCGCGCGGCGTCCATCGCGCGCTGGAGCGCCTCCTCGCGGAGCTCTTCGCGCTGGTCGTCGCTGAGCGTGAAGCTCACGCCGTACACCTCGCTCGCGCCGTTTTCGATTGCCGTGTCGACGACGCTCCCGGCCTCGTCGGGAGTCGTCTCGATGCGGTAGGTGTGGACCGCTTCGTAGCCGGTGATCTCCCGATCACTGTCGGATCTGGGCTCTGCGATCGGTCGGATCCGGTAGCTCTCGGTCGTCACCGCGTCGTCGTCGACTCCGGCTTCACGGAGTGCCTCGCGCATCGTCGCGGCGCTCGCGGCGACGTCTTCGCGGGCGGCGTTTGCGGTGTCAGCGCGGGCGGTGACGGCCACGGTCACGACGGCCAGATCGGCGTCGGCGGACACTTCGCCGCTCCCGCTGGTGGAGATCGTTCGGACGTCGTCTGTCGGTATTTCCCCTCCGGCAGTCGTCTGTAAGGGCGCGCTGCACCCGGCGAGGAGGACGAGCGTTGCGATTGCGACCGTTGCGAGACCAAGTCGACGGTTCATACCCTCCTGTTCGTCGGCATCGGTATTCAACGCACGCTTGACACAAGTGACTCTTTGCGTTTCCTCGCGGCAGTAACTTTCCTCGTTGCAACCGCGCGGAGCGCACACTGAGCCGTGGAATCACCCGTTCGCGCGCTCGACGGCGACGTACCTGATTTCGACGTCGACGTCCGTCTCATCGAACGGCCCCAACGGCTCCGGGGCGAGTGCGCTGACCCGATCACGGATCCGCTCGGCGACCGGTGGCGGCGACGCTGACGGGGGGTACCCGACGGTCACGACGACCGTCCGCGGCGTCTGTAGGGGGAACCCCTCGTACGTCACGTCGAGGTTCAGGAGCGTCGCTTCCGGCGGAAGCTCCGATTCGATCGCGGCAGTGGTGTCGCTCTCGAAGTCGGCGGTGCGGTAGGAGCTGTACGTGAAGGCACCGAGCAGGCTGGTGAGGAGGAGCAAGACCACCGCGAGCGCGGCGATGCGCTTGATCGTCGCCGAGCGGGCCTCGTCCTCGCGGAACCAGAGCTTCGGCCGATAGCCCATCCGCCAGAGGACGACGAGCGCGACGAGGTTGATCGCGAGGATGTTCACGAGCACGAGGACGGCCGATCCGATCACCGACTGCGGTTCGCCCCACGCGATACCGATGCCGACGACGGCCGTCGGCGGGACGAGCGCCGCGGCGATCATCACGCCGACGAGCGCGGAAGAGACGCCGGAGGCGAGCGAGACGGCCCCCGCGGCACCGGCACCGAGCGCGATGACCAGCGAGAGCACGTCGGGTGCGAGCCGTTCTCTGACCTCGCCGATCGCGAACACCTCTTCGGCGGTGAGCGGGACGACGTTCGTAACCCGGACGAGGATCGCGAACAGCGCGGCCGCTCCGACCGCCAGTACCGCCCCGAGTGCTTGCAGCTTGACGCCGCGGAGCGCCATCTCGCTGTCGTCGACAACGGTCCCGACGCTCGCTGCCATCGCGGGTCCGATGAGTGGCGCGATAACCATCGATCCGACGACGACGGCGGGCGAATCGAGGAGGAGCCCGGCGGTGGCGACGATGGCGCTCACGGCGGTCATCAGCACGTACGGACGAACCGTCGGTGCCATCTCGTCGGCGCGCGCGACGAGTTCCTCGCGGGCGATCCGGTCGCCGTTGCCCGTCTCCTCCTCTTCGACCTCGTAGCGTTCCTCCAGCGCCTCGAACTGCTCGGAGACGACGGTCTCCGCCTGAACGACCACAGTGTAGGAGTCGCGCTCGATGCCGACACCGCGGAGCTCGTCCAGTATCGGTTCGACCGCGGCGATCGGGAGCGGAAACGTGACGACGGCGTCGTCGTTGCGGCCGCTGCTCTCGTCGGTTACCGCGTAATCGACGCCCTCGTCGTCGAGGACGTCCAGCACCGCCTCTCGCTTCCCGGACGGCACCTTCACCTGTACGAGTCGCACGTCTGTCACTCTCCGCGGCGGAGTATGAATCCGGCGGGTCGTCCTCGCCTCGTTTTCGGGTACTGTCCGGTCGTAGTGGCGAACAGCCGACACCCGCGTCGACGACGCTCCCCGCGCGTCGCCTGTTTCCCGCGCCGACGTGCCGGACAACCGCTATCCGGCGCGGGGTCGAACCTACGTCACGGGGGCACTGCCCGCGTCTTCGGTTATAAACTCTCGGCGGCCTCGCCCAAGCACTCATACCGATCCGCGGCGGAGTACCGGACGATGCGGCGAGTCACGGCGGCGAACGTGTTGACGCCGTTCGAGCGGGGCGTGCGGCCGCTGGTGTCTCAGCACCGAGCGCTCGCCGCGCCGATCACGGATCTGCTCACGATCGTCGTTTGCGGCGTCTACGCGATTCAGGCGGCTCAGACCACGCTGTGGGGCGTTTCCTCGGTGTTCGAGACGACAAATTACGTTTACGTCCGTGCGCCGTGGCTCGCGTGGACGGTGGCTCCCCTTTTGCACGGCGGGTTGACGCACGTCGTTCCCAACGTCCTCACGCTGTTCGTGTTCGGTCGAATCACGGAGGCCCACCTTTCGAGACGCCGATTCGCCGCGATGGTCGTCCTCGCAGCGGTGGGATCGATCCTCGCACTCGTCGGGTGGAGCGCCGTGTTCGCGAGCGGCTCTTACGTGGCCGTCTACGGCATCAGCGGCGTCGTCTTCGCGGCCGCGGGGTTCGCGCTCGTCCACCTGCCGCGCCACGGCCGGGTGATGGACCTCGAGCTGCTCGCCGTCCTGTTCGGCGTCTGCGCGGTGGCGCTCGTGGCCGTCGAGAGCATCGTCGCGCTGGCGTTTCACACCCCGGCGGGGATCAACGTCGGCCACGCGGCGGGACTCCTCGTCGGCGTCGCCACCGCGCTCGTCTCGCCGGTTGGCGAGCGCGTTTGTCCGTCGCGAGCGGATCCATCTGAGGAGTAGAATTATCACTGATCACCCCCTTCGTGGGGACGATGGAGGACAGCGAGTACGACGAACTCACCTCGTCGCTGACGCCGCACGAGTCGGCGGGCGGGGTGACGACGTATCGGAACACCGTGAGCATCGCCTGTCCCGCGTGCGGTGACCCGTTCGACGACTTGGTCATCTGCGAGGACGAGTACAACAGCCTCGAACTCAGTATGCTGCTCGATCTGTGCGTGACGACCCACGAGGACGAGATACTCCTCTTCACGCACAAGCACTAGAGTAGCCGCGTGCGAGCCGACGGGCGAGCGCGTCGGCGCAGGTCTCAGTCCTCGCGCAGGTCGATCCGCTCCGGCGGGAGCCCCTTCTCGTTGACGACGTTCTCGTCGTCGTCGACGGTGACGACGCCGCGGTTGTTGACCGCGTGCGGATCGAGGTGAACCTCCTCTAAGAACTGCTTGTAGAGCCGCTCGGCGGTCTCGCCGTCCTTCTGGCGCTCGGAGGCGCGGTCGCAGAGTTCGATCAGGTCTTCGGGGACGTCGTTCTCGTGGACGATCCAGTGGTTGATGAGATCCGAGAGTCGTCGGATGGGAGAGGTGAAGTGCCCGTAGATGTCGAAGTTCAGCGCGTAATGGCCGCCGAAGGGGTCGTTCATATACTTCGCGCGAGGCATCACCTTCAGCACGGCGCGCTGGATCTTGTTGAGCGCCCGCGAATCGGAGTTTTCGAGCGCGTCGTTGACGGCCTTCCGGGGATCGTCCCACGACGCCCCGGAGATGTTCACGCCGTCGAGTTCGGTGATCTCCCGAAGCGCCTCGTCCCACTGGTCAGGCGTCGGCTGGGGGTGCACGCGGTACATCGCCTCGACGCCGCGGTTCCACATCAGCTCGTGCGTGACGGCCTTGTTGGCCTTCAGCATACACTCCTCGATGATCGTGTGTGCGCGGTCGCGACTCGGGTTCAACACCAGCGACCCGTCCTCCTTGCGCTGCTCGTGGAGCTGGTCGGCGAGCTCGTAGACGAGGGCGTTCTCATCGTGCAGCGGCGCGTCGGGATCGTCGAGGCGGTTCTCACACTGCGTGTACGTCAGCCGCTCGTTCGAGTGGATGACCGACTTGTAGATGTCGACGGTCTCGAACGACAGCGTGTCCTTCTTGATCTCCATTTCCACCGTGTGCGCCAGTCGGTCCTCCTGCGGCACGAGCGAGCAGACGGTCTCGGCGAGCACCGGCGGGAGCATATGGATCGTGTACCCCGGCAGATAGACGGTGTTCCCGCGCTCGACGGCCTCGGCCCACATCTCGGAGTCGGGGTGGACGTAGTGGGTGACGTCGGCGATGTGAACCCACAGCGTGTACGTCTCCTCGTTCTCGCGGATGCTGATCGCGTCGTCGAAGTCCTGTGCGTCGATCGGGTCGGTCGTCCATGTCGTGAGGTCACGGAGATCCTGTCGGTGTTCCAGTTCGTCTTCGATCTCCGTTTGGATGTCTTCGGTCCGCGATTTCGCCTCCGAGCGGACCGCCGGCGGGAACTCATCGCGGATCCCGAACTCCTCGAAGAGCTCCTCGCGCTTTTCTTCTAACTGCCGGGCGACGTCGATAGAGATCTCGACGGGGCCCTGCCCCTCGGCCGTCCCGGCCTGTGACTGCGCGTCGTTCGACATATCGGCTTGTACTTGTGTGAGGTAGTTAGTCGTGTCGCACCGATACTACAGCTCTCGTGTGTGATCCACATATGCAACGGAGATCGCGAACACCTCGGAAGCCCCCGCGTTCCGGTCCCCCCCGGTCGGCACTTCGTCGGCCATCGGCCGCCGATACACGGCCACCACCGAGTCCCGTACGAAAACGCCATCGCGTCTCCGAATCCGGTTGTCGCGTCCCGACACTCCCGGCCTCTCCGATCGCAAACCGTACCGGTTTATTCCCCCCGCGCCAAACCCGGTTCCGTGTCTCGCTTTCGCCTCCCCGCTGAAATCCGGCGTGGCGTCCGCGACGTGGCCCCGCTGTTGATCGGCATCGCGCCGTTCGGACTCGTCGCGGGCGCGGCCGCGGTCGACGCCGGCTTGACGCCGCTGCAAGCTGTCGGGCTGTCGGTCGTCGTCTTCGCGGGCGCGTCGCAGTTGGCCGCGATCGACCTCTTCGGCAGTAACGCGGAACTGCTGGTCGTCGTCCTCACGGGCGTCGTGATCAACCTCCGAATGCTGATGTACTCCGCGTCGATCGCCCCGCACTTCCGCGTGCTGCGCTCGGCGTGGAAATCGATCTGCGCGTACGTGCTCACCGATCAGGCCTACGCGCTCTCGATCGCGCGCTACACCGACGCGGAGGCCGAGTTGGATCCGCGCGAGCGACGTCACTACTACCTCGCCGTGGGGGTGTCTCTGTGGATCGTCTGGCAGTGCTGTACGATCCTCGGAATCGCCGTCGGCGCGCGCGTCCCCGACTCGTGGGGGCTCGCCTTCGCCGTGCCGCTGGTCTTTCTCAGTCTCCTCATTCCCGTGATCACCACGAGACCGAAGGCGATCGCCGCCGTCGTCGGTGGGAGCGTCGCGGTCGCCGGCGACGTGTTCGCGGTCCCCTTAGATCTCGGACTCGTCATCGGTGGGCTCGCGGGCGTCCTCGCGGGTGTTCTCGCCGACGAGTGGCTCGCGACGTCGGCGCAGGAGTCCGACCTCGGGGGTGGACACTGATGGCGGCGGAGTACAGCCCGCTGGGCGTCTGGGCGGCGATCGTCGCCCTCGGTGCCCTCACGTTCGGGATCCGCGGGTCGTTCATCCACCTGTTCGGCCGAATCGAGAACGTCCCCGACAGAGCGATGAACGCGCTCCGATTCGTGCCGCCGGCGGTGTTCGCCGCGCTCACTGTGCCCGCGTTCGTCGCCCCCGAGGGATCGATCGCGGTCGTCGGCAACGAACGACTCGTCGCCGGCCTCGTCGCCGCCGCGGTCACGTGGTACCTCGACGACGTCTTCGCGACCATCGTCGCCGGGATGGCGACGCTGTGGATCCTTCGGTTCGGCGTTTGAGCCGGGTGAGCAGTAGGATCGCGACGTCTCCGTCGTAACCTCTCGGCGCGTGTTTCCGGGTTGAACGCCGGACAACGCTAAAACCCCACCCCCTGTAACTTTAATTCACGTCGGCGTCTGGGTGAGCTATGAACTGGCGGGACGCGGAAGCGGCGTACGACGACGACGTCCTCGGCGAGACGACGCTGGCCCGGATGTTCGAAGAGAGCGCGGCGAGAAACGCGGAGGGCGTCGCCCAGCGGTACAAGGGGGGAATCTACGACAGATCGCTCGTCGCTGCCGACGCTGTGCCGACGGCCCCAGACGGCGAGTACGCCGGCCTGACGTACACCGAGATGCGCGATCTCGTCCGGCGACTCGCGGCCGGTTTCGACGACCTCGGCGTCGATCCCGGCGACCGAGTCGGTATCCTCTCGGACACGCGGATGGAGTGGGCTCAGACCGATTTCGCGCTGCTCACCCTCGGCGGCGTCGTCACGACCGTCTACACCTCCTCTTCGGAGTCGCAGATCCGCTATCTCCTCTCCGACCCCGGCGCGAGCGGGGTCGTCGTCGAGAACGCCGAACTGCTCTCGCGCCTCCTCGCCGTCGAGGACGACCTCGATCTGGAGTTCGTCGTCGTCGTCGACGAGATCTCCGACGGGAGCGGGATGGCCGGGGCGGTCCGCGACCGCGACGACATCCACACGCTCGGCGAGGTCTACGCCCGCGGTGCGGCCGCCTTCGGCGAGGGTGACGTCGACGAGGGCGACGTCGAATCGTGGCTGGCCGCCCGCGACGTCGACGACCTCGCGTCGCTCATCTACACGTCTGGGACGACCGGGCAGCCGAAGGGCGTCGAACTGACCCACCGGAACTTACGGTCGAACGTCGATGGGTGCTACCGGCGGTTCGGTCCCAATCCCGACCGGACCGGCGGGACGATCTCTCCCGACGCCACGACGCTGTCGTTCCTCCCGCTCGCGCACGTCTTCGAACGACTCGCCGGACACTACCTGATGTTCGCCGCCGGCGCGACCGTCGCGTACGCAGAGAGCCCCGACACGCTCCGGGAGGACTTCCAGTTAGTCCGGCCGACGGTGGGGACGTCGGTCCCGCGCGTCTACGAGAAGCTCTACGATGCGATCCGCACGCAGGCCTCCGAATCGAGTATGAAACGCCGGATCTTCGAGTGGGCCGTCGACGTCGGACGCGCCCACCAGTCGACGGATGATCCGGGTCCGCTGCTCTCGGCGAAGCACCGACTCGCGGACCGGCTGGTCTTCGAACAGGTCCGCGAGGCGCTCGGCGGCCGGGTCGACTTCCTCATCAGCGGCGGCGGCAGCCTCTCGCCCGAGCTGTGCCGCCTGTATCACGCGATGGGGCTGCCGATCCTCGAAGGGTACGGCCTCACCGAGACGTCGCCGGTCGTCACTGTCAACCCGCCGGAAGCGCCGAAGATCGGAACGATCGGCCCGCCGCTCGTCGGCGTCGAGGCCCGCCTTGATCAGTCGATCGTCGGCGACGACGTCGGCGCGGACGGCGAGGTCGGCGAACTGCTCGTCCGCGGGCCGAACGTCTCCGCGGGCTACTGGAACCGTCCGGAGGAGACCGCGAGGGCGTTCACCGAGGACGGCTGGTTCCGCACCGGCGACATCGTCGAGCGCGACGCCGACGACTATCTCCGGTTCCGCGAGCGGGCCAAGCAGCTCTTGGTGCTCTCGACGGGCAAGAACGTCGCGCCCGGGCCGATCGAGGACGCCTTCGCGGCCAGCCCCGTGATAGAGCAGTGTCTCGTCGTCGGCGACGGCAGGAAGTTCGTCTCCGCGCTTCTCGTCCCGAACTTCGAGGGGATCCGCGAGTGGGCCGAACTCGAGGGGATCGACCTCCCCGAAGAACCCGAAGCGATCGCCCGCGACGACCGCGTCGTCGACCGCATCCAGCGGGAGGTCGACGCCGCCAACGAGGCGTTCGAGCCCTACGAGCGAATCAAGCAGTTCCGCGTGCTCTCCGAGGAGTTCTCGGAGGCCGACGACACGTTGACGCCGACGATGAAGAAGAAGCGCCGGAACATTCTGGACCGCTACGCCGATCAGATCGAGATGCTCTACGAGTAGCGGACGCCGACGCCGTCCGCTCCGCTTCGAGGCGTAGCTTTATACGGTATCGAGCCGCCGAAACAGAGGTATGGAGGATCGATAGTGGCGGCAGCTGGCGGCGGGAGTCTGCTCCCGATCGTGGCGGCGATCATCGGGATCGGCGTGATCGCGCAGATCCTCGCGGACCGGTTCCAAGTCCCCAGCGTCGTCTTTCTCATCGCCGCCGGCGTCCTCCTCGGTCCCGAGGTGCTCGGCGTCGTCGGCCCCGACTCGTTCGGGAACGCGCTGGGCGCAATCGTCGGTCTCTCGGTGG is from Halobellus sp. LT62 and encodes:
- a CDS encoding ribonuclease R family protein, producing the protein MSNDAQSQAGTAEGQGPVEISIDVARQLEEKREELFEEFGIRDEFPPAVRSEAKSRTEDIQTEIEDELEHRQDLRDLTTWTTDPIDAQDFDDAISIRENEETYTLWVHIADVTHYVHPDSEMWAEAVERGNTVYLPGYTIHMLPPVLAETVCSLVPQEDRLAHTVEMEIKKDTLSFETVDIYKSVIHSNERLTYTQCENRLDDPDAPLHDENALVYELADQLHEQRKEDGSLVLNPSRDRAHTIIEECMLKANKAVTHELMWNRGVEAMYRVHPQPTPDQWDEALREITELDGVNISGASWDDPRKAVNDALENSDSRALNKIQRAVLKVMPRAKYMNDPFGGHYALNFDIYGHFTSPIRRLSDLINHWIVHENDVPEDLIELCDRASERQKDGETAERLYKQFLEEVHLDPHAVNNRGVVTVDDDENVVNEKGLPPERIDLRED
- a CDS encoding AzlC family ABC transporter permease; the encoded protein is MSRFRLPAEIRRGVRDVAPLLIGIAPFGLVAGAAAVDAGLTPLQAVGLSVVVFAGASQLAAIDLFGSNAELLVVVLTGVVINLRMLMYSASIAPHFRVLRSAWKSICAYVLTDQAYALSIARYTDAEAELDPRERRHYYLAVGVSLWIVWQCCTILGIAVGARVPDSWGLAFAVPLVFLSLLIPVITTRPKAIAAVVGGSVAVAGDVFAVPLDLGLVIGGLAGVLAGVLADEWLATSAQESDLGGGH
- a CDS encoding AMP-dependent synthetase/ligase, which produces MNWRDAEAAYDDDVLGETTLARMFEESAARNAEGVAQRYKGGIYDRSLVAADAVPTAPDGEYAGLTYTEMRDLVRRLAAGFDDLGVDPGDRVGILSDTRMEWAQTDFALLTLGGVVTTVYTSSSESQIRYLLSDPGASGVVVENAELLSRLLAVEDDLDLEFVVVVDEISDGSGMAGAVRDRDDIHTLGEVYARGAAAFGEGDVDEGDVESWLAARDVDDLASLIYTSGTTGQPKGVELTHRNLRSNVDGCYRRFGPNPDRTGGTISPDATTLSFLPLAHVFERLAGHYLMFAAGATVAYAESPDTLREDFQLVRPTVGTSVPRVYEKLYDAIRTQASESSMKRRIFEWAVDVGRAHQSTDDPGPLLSAKHRLADRLVFEQVREALGGRVDFLISGGGSLSPELCRLYHAMGLPILEGYGLTETSPVVTVNPPEAPKIGTIGPPLVGVEARLDQSIVGDDVGADGEVGELLVRGPNVSAGYWNRPEETARAFTEDGWFRTGDIVERDADDYLRFRERAKQLLVLSTGKNVAPGPIEDAFAASPVIEQCLVVGDGRKFVSALLVPNFEGIREWAELEGIDLPEEPEAIARDDRVVDRIQREVDAANEAFEPYERIKQFRVLSEEFSEADDTLTPTMKKKRRNILDRYADQIEMLYE
- a CDS encoding DUF7385 family protein, which produces MEDSEYDELTSSLTPHESAGGVTTYRNTVSIACPACGDPFDDLVICEDEYNSLELSMLLDLCVTTHEDEILLFTHKH
- a CDS encoding SIMPL domain-containing protein, which encodes MNRRLGLATVAIATLVLLAGCSAPLQTTAGGEIPTDDVRTISTSGSGEVSADADLAVVTVAVTARADTANAAREDVAASAATMREALREAGVDDDAVTTESYRIRPIAEPRSDSDREITGYEAVHTYRIETTPDEAGSVVDTAIENGASEVYGVSFTLSDDQREELREEALQRAMDAARTDADSIAAAADLTVTGVQSASTGGGYSPVYETRATAADSGGVPTEFDAGSVTVSATVDVTYRAAEQ
- a CDS encoding rhomboid family intramembrane serine protease, whose product is MRRVTAANVLTPFERGVRPLVSQHRALAAPITDLLTIVVCGVYAIQAAQTTLWGVSSVFETTNYVYVRAPWLAWTVAPLLHGGLTHVVPNVLTLFVFGRITEAHLSRRRFAAMVVLAAVGSILALVGWSAVFASGSYVAVYGISGVVFAAAGFALVHLPRHGRVMDLELLAVLFGVCAVALVAVESIVALAFHTPAGINVGHAAGLLVGVATALVSPVGERVCPSRADPSEE
- a CDS encoding TIGR00341 family protein; protein product: MRLVQVKVPSGKREAVLDVLDDEGVDYAVTDESSGRNDDAVVTFPLPIAAVEPILDELRGVGIERDSYTVVVQAETVVSEQFEALEERYEVEEEETGNGDRIAREELVARADEMAPTVRPYVLMTAVSAIVATAGLLLDSPAVVVGSMVIAPLIGPAMAASVGTVVDDSEMALRGVKLQALGAVLAVGAAALFAILVRVTNVVPLTAEEVFAIGEVRERLAPDVLSLVIALGAGAAGAVSLASGVSSALVGVMIAAALVPPTAVVGIGIAWGEPQSVIGSAVLVLVNILAINLVALVVLWRMGYRPKLWFREDEARSATIKRIAALAVVLLLLTSLLGAFTYSSYRTADFESDTTAAIESELPPEATLLNLDVTYEGFPLQTPRTVVVTVGYPPSASPPPVAERIRDRVSALAPEPLGPFDETDVDVEIRYVAVERANG
- a CDS encoding AzlD domain-containing protein — its product is MAAEYSPLGVWAAIVALGALTFGIRGSFIHLFGRIENVPDRAMNALRFVPPAVFAALTVPAFVAPEGSIAVVGNERLVAGLVAAAVTWYLDDVFATIVAGMATLWILRFGV